The following are encoded together in the Periplaneta americana isolate PAMFEO1 chromosome 5, P.americana_PAMFEO1_priV1, whole genome shotgun sequence genome:
- the Sgf29 gene encoding SAGA-associated factor 29 isoform X2, which produces MAFSNDAAAFQVQERLKALYRLVHDIEDERTRSEHNLNNITKAHEKINQEEKVSPYYQKLKSLYSAAVADAEQEEELIRSALAKVNEIRSIRNERRLQARNAGNKETIRRGALMKMLQSSAQTLPLWVGKLGEKAPPLCGAIPAEPTYIAKMGDMVAALVKGAEEEENWILAEVVQFNAGTNKYEVDDIDEEQKDRHILSRRRVVPLPLMRANPETDPQALFPKGSIVMALYPQTTCFYKAVVNQLPTSSTEEYEVLFEDPSYADGYSPPLTVAQRYVISIKDKKGKSQT; this is translated from the exons GAACGTTTGAAAGCATTATATCGCTTGGTTCATGATATAGAAGATGAACGGACTCGAAGTGAGCATAACCTCAATAATATTACCAAAGCTCATGAGAAGATTAATCAGGAAGAAAAAGTTTCTCCCTATTATCAG AAATTAAAAAGTCTCTATTCGGCTGCTGTGGCAGATGCTGAGCAAGAAGAGGAATTAATTCGCAGTGCTCTTGCAAAGGTGAATGAAATTCGATCAATAAGAAATGAGAGGCGGTTACAAGCAAGAAATGCTGGGAATAAGGAAACCATTCGTAGAGGTGCACTAATGAAGATGCTTCAAAGCTCAGCACAAACATTACCTTTATGGGTAGGCAAACTGGGAGAAAAGGCTCCACCACTTTGTGGGGCAATACCTGCTGAGCCTACATACATAGCCAAG ATGGGTGATATGGTTGCTGCCTTAGTAAAAGGTGCAGAGGAAGAAGAGAACTGGATTCTGGCAGAAGTAGTGCAGTTTAATGCAGGAACAAACAAATACGAAGTAGATGATATAGATGAGGAACAGAAGGACAGGCATATTTTGAGTCGACGTCGTGTGGTGCCTCTTCCTTTGATGAGAGCAAACCCTGAAACTGACCCACAAGCACTTTTTCCTAAAGGTTCTATAG ttATGGCTCTATATCCTCAGACAACGTGTTTTTATAAAGCAGTTGTAAATCAACTTCCTACATCGTCAACAGAGGAATATGAAGTGCTTTTCGAGGATCCTTCGTATGCTGATGGTTATTCACCTCCCCTAACTGTTGCTCAGCGATATGTTATTTCTATCAAagataagaaaggaaaaagcCAAACGTGA
- the Sgf29 gene encoding SAGA-associated factor 29 isoform X1: protein MAFSNDAAAFQVQERLKALYRLVHDIEDERTRSEHNLNNITKAHEKINQEEKVSPYYQQKLKSLYSAAVADAEQEEELIRSALAKVNEIRSIRNERRLQARNAGNKETIRRGALMKMLQSSAQTLPLWVGKLGEKAPPLCGAIPAEPTYIAKMGDMVAALVKGAEEEENWILAEVVQFNAGTNKYEVDDIDEEQKDRHILSRRRVVPLPLMRANPETDPQALFPKGSIVMALYPQTTCFYKAVVNQLPTSSTEEYEVLFEDPSYADGYSPPLTVAQRYVISIKDKKGKSQT from the exons GAACGTTTGAAAGCATTATATCGCTTGGTTCATGATATAGAAGATGAACGGACTCGAAGTGAGCATAACCTCAATAATATTACCAAAGCTCATGAGAAGATTAATCAGGAAGAAAAAGTTTCTCCCTATTATCAG CAGAAATTAAAAAGTCTCTATTCGGCTGCTGTGGCAGATGCTGAGCAAGAAGAGGAATTAATTCGCAGTGCTCTTGCAAAGGTGAATGAAATTCGATCAATAAGAAATGAGAGGCGGTTACAAGCAAGAAATGCTGGGAATAAGGAAACCATTCGTAGAGGTGCACTAATGAAGATGCTTCAAAGCTCAGCACAAACATTACCTTTATGGGTAGGCAAACTGGGAGAAAAGGCTCCACCACTTTGTGGGGCAATACCTGCTGAGCCTACATACATAGCCAAG ATGGGTGATATGGTTGCTGCCTTAGTAAAAGGTGCAGAGGAAGAAGAGAACTGGATTCTGGCAGAAGTAGTGCAGTTTAATGCAGGAACAAACAAATACGAAGTAGATGATATAGATGAGGAACAGAAGGACAGGCATATTTTGAGTCGACGTCGTGTGGTGCCTCTTCCTTTGATGAGAGCAAACCCTGAAACTGACCCACAAGCACTTTTTCCTAAAGGTTCTATAG ttATGGCTCTATATCCTCAGACAACGTGTTTTTATAAAGCAGTTGTAAATCAACTTCCTACATCGTCAACAGAGGAATATGAAGTGCTTTTCGAGGATCCTTCGTATGCTGATGGTTATTCACCTCCCCTAACTGTTGCTCAGCGATATGTTATTTCTATCAAagataagaaaggaaaaagcCAAACGTGA